The Prionailurus bengalensis isolate Pbe53 chromosome E4, Fcat_Pben_1.1_paternal_pri, whole genome shotgun sequence region CTTTTTCCTTTCGTCTTCTTCCGGGGCTACCTATACGAGTGAAGGGACCACACACGTCATGGGAGGCAAGAGGTCAAGACGTGCAACCCACCTTGAATACACCGCCTTTCACTGCCGGCACAGAGTGGCAAACCAGGGCAGCCCCAGCGCCGAGGGCCTCGGCACGAAACCTCTCCACACGCACACGCTTGCGAACAGATCGTGAAAACCAAGGAACCGTTCGTTCAAGTTACGCGGGCAATATTAAGAAATTCAAACTCAGCCTGTTCAAAAATGCATTTGGATTTTGAAATGAGTTGTATGTGCAAACTGATAGCTACCTGGATGAAAGCTGTAATCATTTAGAGCAGGAAATAGATTCTGTTTGGTCAATGCGTCCTTTCCGCTAGATCCAGGCATGGCTTCGGGAATACCACCTGgccaccctctccctcctgccttttCTTTGACTTGACGCCCATTCGCCTCTATCTTCACCCAGGGCATTAAAGCACCTCCTTCATGAATTCACAAGAAGCTCATGGAGCTCCCGGAGAAGAGGAACCCAGGAGCATCGCCCAAACAAAGCGGCATTATCAGCCCATGGCTTGGTACCACCTGTGGGTGGTAAACATGAACCAACCATTGATTCATCCAGCAAATAAATACTGACCTCTTCCTCTGTGCCCCACTCGGAGTCTGCCGTGAGGGGCCCTCAAAGAATAAAACCCTGTCCTGCGTCAGGATCTGGTCCTCTATGGAAGTTGGCTCTGACCCTGACTTTGTCTCAGGACTGATGGGAAGCCCACAAACTCGGCCACTGGGCTTTGCTTAGAGGCTGGAGGCCGACTAGGAGGAAGCACCCACGGTGGGCTAAGCAGGTGATGGCCTAGGCTGCTAATGTCAGACCTTGTCTTGTCACTTGTCACAGCTCCCGACAGCAGGAGAGGGCGTGGGAGCCACACCTCAAACCGAAGAAATCCTGGGACCCAATGATCACCACAGATCCATCTTATTAGAAGTCCTTTGGATTAGACGACACGGCCTTGGCTCCGCACTGAAGGCCAGAGATTTAGAGAAACAAAGCCCCAGGGGAAAGCAAGGCAAGAAGCAGTTTCGCCTTTTACATCCTGGATCCCAGAGCCATACCGGCAGACATTTGGGTTGAAACAAAACTGGGTTGAATCCCAGCTTCACCACCTATTAGCTCTGAGACTTTGGGCATATTGCAATACTCTtgtgaccctcagtttcctcacttgtaagaTGGGATCAATAATCTTAGCTACCTAATAGGGTGGTGAGGAGGGTCAAATCAGTTAGATTagttatatacacataatattaattaggggagcctgggtggctcagttggttgcgcgtccaacttctgctcaggtcgtgacctcacggttcgtaGTTTcgggccctgagtcaggctctgtgctggcagctcagagcccgggggcCTGCTtcgaactctgtgtctccctctctctgcccctccccagctcatgctctttctcaaaaataaatagacattaaaacaattttttttcattaaaattaaaatgctttgCATAATGTTCAGTCAGTGCTGTGTAAGCTTCAATTACTGTCATTATTAACCTCACCATCAATACCTTCATCTAGAACTCAGCAACTGTCGTATTTCCTATGCAACCCTACGGACATTTTTGGAGAAGTGGGAGAGGATTCAGGGTTTTCTCAAATGAGGAAGTACTTGAAAGTAGAGCAAATCTCAGAGTCATACGCTGTCAGAGATGGAAAAGGCTTTCAGAAACGACTTAGTTCAATTCTCTCACTGTATTGATGTGgaaatgaggcacagagtggCCAGCAGCAATGTGTCCAGAGAAGCCCAGGAATCACTAGCTCATGGCTACCAGACTGATAGGCTACAAAGCCCGGGTGTAAACCCAGGCTTTTGGCTCCTCATACTGTGTCCTCTCCTGGACATACGGCCTCATTCCATCTTGTTGCCTCCCCAGAGGTGACTGGGATCTGGGGGAACAGGCTCACGCTGCCTCCGTACAACAGGATGCTTATGGGTTTCACAGGCTCGGCATCTATTTTAAGAGGAGAATTATAGCAACCAACGGGACCTGAATATTCAACTAGGTCAGCTGGTGCATTCTCTTCCCAGTAGGAAAACCTACTTGTTAAATTGACCTAAGATCAGAAGGTGACTTGGTAAACACAGAATCAGTGGATGAGTTGGGTGGCTTTAAGGAATATTTCCACGGAGCAGGAAATATTCTGTCACCAGATGTCCTCTGCACTGGACAtctcctgcttcttcctctgAAGAACCCTCCAAATAGCCTTccaaaatgcttttctttcttctatggGGATCTTACTACTTTCCATTACATCCTGTTATCTCAAGATATTtaattacagaattaaaaaaagttCCTCGTGTGTCTCAGGGCTCCCCTTGTGCTGCCCAGGATTGAACAAGGCAATGATGGCCTCCAGAGGTTAACTGAGGCACAACAATGCCTCTAATGATGCCTTGTGGATACAGCATCATATGGTAGCCCCCGCTGCCCGTCACGGAATGCTGACTAACAGCCAGACTCTTAACAAACGCGGTCTCATTTAACCCTTACGTCAATCTTATGCAAGAGTCATTATTACCCCCACCTCCTTTTGTAGAATCATGAAGATTCAtaacaattttccttttaaactcaGTTCCTTTTTGGCCATGTTCCACTACCCCTTGACCAAAGACAGTGATCAGGCCGATTAAGTAAGCTTGATACACTCCCATCTTTTATCCATGAGGGAAAGGCCTGCAAAATAGCCAAGACCTCAGGTCCTTGGGCCACCACAGCATTGCCAGCAGCCACCTGTTAGACTCCTCGCCATGTTTGTTACTCCAGGTGTCTTCTAAAAGGTTGCTCAAGGGAATTCAGAGACAGAGGTGGCCTTGGAGCCGGGCCGTGAGCATCAACACAGCGCAGGGCATGGCTGGCCAGTCCTGGCTCCACAGTCTGGCCGGCTGGGTCCTGGTGGTGATGAGCACAGTCACTGCCCTCTGTGCAGTCCCCAGCCTGGAGCATGCCTGGCACAGTGGGGGTATGACGAATAAGCATCGAAAGCAGAGGCACCTCGAGAAGAACCTACCTCAGTTTTTGTGACTGCCATCTCCAGGGGTCTGCCGCTGACAGTGACCGACTCCAGTGCAGAGGACATCCGGTGACAGAGGTGCTTGTTCTGGATGGCGAACCTCAGCTCTTCCTTGACAAAGGGTGTCAGGTTAGCAAAATCCTCAAACACCAGTGACCCAGGAGGGGACAGGCAGGGGACGATGGCAGAGGCACTGACTTCCGAGGCAGAGACCTGGCCTGGGTGTTGAAGCATCATTTTGCTGAAAGAAATATTGAAACCCAAGCTACTTCAGGGATTTAGGGGCATGGGATCAAGTCTCCCCACACCTGCCGCCTCCAACACCAGGGCCGCACCCCCAGAGGAAAGTCCCGTAAGCCCTCgggcttctgttttgttttcatttcatgccATCCTCGTCTTGAGTCAAACAGGTTCTTAAAATACACAGCTCAGTgatgtggataaatgcctaattgAAATTTATAAGGGGTGGCATTTCAGACTATTCTGAATTCACAAAGATATTAGTTTTGGCTGGTGTGCATATATGCAAATGCAGCCTTAAACAGTCCTGAAAGAGGAAgagcattgaaagaaaaaaaaaatcagtgagactTTTATGTAACCCCATTTTCAGTCTCTGTTTCGAAAAGAAACTTGGAAGGTATCTGAAATCAAGTTGAATCAATCAATGAATAGAAGCGAAAGCAAAGACTAGGGGACCCTTGCATTTAGCAAATTAATCTCTGAAGCTTCTCCCTCGGGAAGTTGGATCCAAGTCAATGAGAATGACGATGGTAACTATAGCTAGCAGGTGTGTTACTTCAGCCCAGTTTGGCAGGAGCTGGggttggcgggggcggggggggggggacgggacaGGGGGGCAGGATTCACGCCTCAAGGGACCAGTGGCCCCTTCTCAAGGTAAAGGCTGCTGAAGCAAAAGacctcagagaaaagaaaagcaaggatcTAAGAATTTGGACCTCTCCTGGGGGGTGTTGTTGAGCCCTGTGGTGGCTGGGAAAGCTGGGGCTGGGTGCCCAGGGGAACCTGGGACTGGCTCTGGCACTGAGAGACAGTGTGACCTaggttctctgagcctcagagaatGGCTGAGAGCTCCTGCAGTGTGGGGACTGAGTCTCCACTGTTCCTGTCCCCAGAGCCTCACCCAGCTCTGGGCACCAGCTGCTCCCAACGGCCACTGACCACCTCACACTGCCCCACTGAGCACAAGAAATGGGGAAGGAGCGGTCTAACCAAAGGGTCTCTGAGGTCTCATCTACCTCTCTCATTCTATAGCCCAGGGAACCCAAAGGGACGGTGCAAGGAAAGTGAAGGGTAGAAACAGTAATAGTTTCATGGTTCCAATTTGGAATGGTCCCCCATAAATCTCTTCCTGCCATATACTCCCTCCAGCAGCGGCCGCCCCCCCTCCCATCCTTGCAGTCGGTTCTTCAGGTATAATGAATGACAGTCTAGGCAGACTGTCCCCTGGAGCGTTCTTCTCAATCTGGGGACCTGCCGTCATTAGCCCGGTCTAGCAGACAGGAAGCCCTTTGGCAAGTCGCTAACATTTAATGAGTGCCACCCTCACACCAGAACCCTTCTGTGCATTATCTCCCTTAACCCTCATGAGAATCCAGTAAGCTGGGTCCCagccctatttcacagatgaggaaactgaggtttagactAGCTAAAtaacttccccaaagtcacagagttagTATGAGGCAGCATCAGGACTCGGAACTAAGTTTGACTCCAGAACTTAGGCCCTGaatttatagaatataaaatattattctacactgaaaaaaaaaaaaaaacaaacaaaacccacaaagaaaAAACAGTGCAAATCCTTCTTGGGGAGCGGGGGCAGGCATGGGGTGGTTGGGGGTCCTAGAACTGAAACAGTGGGGAGGAGACTAAGCAAAGAACCATGGGGAAAATATGAACTCTGTGCAATGAACTGCTGATCTTTCTGTGCCAGCGTGCACACTCTGGCTGCTGCCTGCATTTCAGGAGTCGTAGTACGTGGGTCTTTTATCCACAAAACTCCTAGACTGGGGACTGATGATCAAGATCTGAGGTCCACTTACTCAGGTATCATTACACCTCCCagtgcctgctttctcctctgtaaaagaaGGCTAGTAACAATCACCTTGTTTTTCCAGAGTTGTGCAAGGAGTTTGAGGAAATAATACACGAACACGTCCTGGAAAGCATAAAGGCAGCTGGGAGGCATATTCTTACCGGGCCTCCCAGGGATCCTCCAACCCAGGCCTGGCTCCGTGACAGGCGCTCTGTGGGGTCTCAGTGGGAGGGTGGCTGGTCACTCTCTGTGATCTCAAACACTTCTGAATAGATCACCCTGACCTATAACTAACTCCCCCTTAAGATCTTAAGTACACGGATGGAAAAAAGAATTCCAGGCCTACGCATGCCACTGCTGACTATTCAAAGAAATCCAGGAAATGTATGTAATTCTCTTCCCAAAGCCCTGGGTCATAAGCCAGAACTGATGTTCCTCTATCACTGTAATCGAATAATCTTAGGACACTGGGAGGATACTTCTCTGGCAGGTGATAAACTCTGAAAAACTGGCCTCCTAAAGCCAGAGGCTTAAGATTCTCCCAGGCATTCATGTTTTCCCTCCCTTAACCAACTTTATTAAAAACCCAGTAGTTCAGGGATGGAATTCAGAGCTACCACTGGGCTGGCCTTTGTTTGGAGGACTGGATGGTTCTCCTCTACACGGGCAGTTTGAATTCCACTGAGGTTGAGTGTAGTTCTGTCCCACCACCCGGCTAAGTTTATTAATGGGCTCTCTGGGCTCGGGGTCTGCTGTTTGGGACTGTTTTTTCCTCCTTAGTGTAAAGTCAGCAGTCccgatgaaagaaactgaagaatgtCTGTGGTATGGAATGTTTTTATGAAAAGCATTAGGTGGGCTTACTTGGGGATGGAAACAGGCTGTAAAAATGCTAAAAAGCCTTTCTGAAAGTAAAGCAGTTGTATCTGTAGAGATTTGAACTTTCTCTGCATTCTGCTAAAGCTTAATTTCTGGAGATACTTTCTGGtgactcctttcctccttctcttaaGGTCTGATTCAGCCCAGACTCAGGCTTGTGTCCCTACAAGGAAAATGAAGTTAAATCTTCAGACAATTTTTCTGAAAGTCGAGACCTGCCaacactgcccccctcccccccaaagacaaaaaaatatgttTGGGGATTTTCTGAGTTGACTTTCTACGCGGATGTTAAAATTGTCCACACTTGCTACAAAGAACCtgcattttgcttttgcttcattATCTCCAATCAGAAACCATGTCATATCTTTGGTAGTGTCATCATTTTCAAGAAAGTGAAACTTTACTCATGTGTTTCTTTAACTGGAAATTTAACTCTCAGATTATATTTCCTAGTAGCTACAACTACACTgaatttcacttttaattttcatctcttcACACTAAATGCTGCTCTGAAGACACCTTACTTACAGTATAGGAAGCCGATGCTGGTCTTTCACTAACTTTCTATCTTGGTCTTTCTCCCAGCCTCCCTAAAAATCATCGATGTAAGGCTGGAGCTTCAGGAACAGGCCTATCACTACCATTCACAAGCTGAGCACCCACTGACAAGCCACTCAAggtttctgggcctcagtctccttatcCGTAAAATGAGACCAaaaccccctgcccccactccctcgCAGGGCAGTTAAGACGATTATATAAACGGCACGAAAGTGGATTTATACCCGAACCGAGGAGCCATTGTTACTGTGATTCCACTTTCCCCATTTCAGAGGGAACTCAAAATGTTGTTGTCAGTGCAAGTTAGCCCTATTGATCAGGAACGCACTAGAACCCTAATGAAATTTAGGTCATTTGTGAATGACCGTCTTTTGCACCTTGATTGACCCAGGGTTCCCAACACACCAGGTCAGTTCTACCCCACTATTTATTTGCTGGCAAAACCTTGTCTCCACTGCTCTTACGCACTTGAGAAATAACCAGTTCTCAAGTGTGGAACCATCTCTGGTTTCTGTGGTGTCCTGCCTAGGCACTTCCTCCTCCCCGAGCCGGGTAACACTTGGAGCCATTGACCCTGTTCCATGCCCAGCCAATTTGCAACGAGAGGAACTCACGGGCTCTAGATAATGGGATAAAACGCCCAATATTAGAGTCACCTAGGTCCCATCTTCATTTTGCAATTGAGTAAAAGGAGACCCTGGAAGGTAGTGACTTGCACAAGGGCCGTAAAGCTGGTGAGTGGCCCACCCGTGGCCAAACTGTTGGCCACTCGCCCACTGCTCATTTTCCTTTATCACCAACAGAGATTCAACCCCAAAAGGACCAACCAGTAGGGCAAATGGAGAATAGAGTCATTGGCCAGGTAGATGAGGGGTCAGTGGTCTTAGTAACCTGGTATCCACCACAGAAGAGGCTTTGACAGgactgaggcagggagggagtacaaaagaaagagaacaatggAGACACAGGGccaaaagagggacagagaggggtggGGTTCAGACAGGAAGAATGGGAAGGCTCCAACGGTTGCCACAGGTGCTGTGGGCTACATCttatccacactgtcagcctggagagCGACCCGTCACATTGTCTCTGAAGCCATGCAGACAATACAATTACAAACCCCCTCTGCCACTTCAAGCTTTGTCCAGAACGTCCTCAAGGCAAGAGTCTGTATGTTGCAGCGTTATTCTACGCTAAATACTAAACATAAAACGAAAGGCCAGTGAGAacaatttctccttcatttcaaGTCCGGGAAGCCCCCAACAGAGGGGACTGTCACCCACACTGAAATACGTGCATTGGGAGGCCACCCAGATTTTCTagcactcattttcttttttctggctcCATCAGGGGTTTGGCCATGCCTTTATTTGTAAGGAAGCGTATGTGATCTAGGTAATAaaattagggaaaagaaaatggttaggaggaaagaaagtaggtgaaatgaaaatggagaggagagaacCAATTCAATGGAAAGAAAGTTAGGAAGGGAAGACATGCCCATGGATAAGTCCCCTCCCCCTCATTGCCACCGAAGCTGGTCTCAGAgaccccccctctccctcccccccccccctccccccgcaaatCATCCAGGTCTCCCCACCGGCCCCCTTTCTTTCAGTTATACCACTGGAATCTGAAGAAGTTCTGCCAGAGGGAACAGAACCTCAGTGGTTATCTGGTCAACCACCACTTGGTGCTTGCAAACAGAGGGAGGGTGCCCACTTCTCCCAGCTGGGGATACTGAGGCTCAAAGACGCGAGGCGCAGTGTAAGCGCTCAGAGTCCTGACCACCAGGCTACAAAGGCGTGCTCTCAATTATCTGACCGGGCTCCGCACCCTCGCTTCCTCCGAGGTGGGTCTCCACGGGCGAAAAGCAGAGAAATCCGCGGGCCCGCCGGAGGAAGAGTCACAGATAGGGAAAGCGTGTGAGAGAGCTTTGGGACAGGAAGTCTCAGGCCCAGGGGCTGGACGCTCGCTTGTGCCGGGAGCCCTCTCCGCCTTCCGCCCCGGGACAGCAACCCGAGCGCTCGCCACCTCTAAACTTGTCGCAACTAACTTTCGCTCCCGGCTCCGGCGCGGTCCCGCGGCCCGGCGCTCCAGGGAGCGCAGGGCGACCCCCAGCGGCCGCGCCCGGCACCCAGGCTCGCCGGTCCCTTTCCCATTCATTCGCTCCGGCCCCTGGGGCAGCCCTTCCGCCGGCACCCGGCCTCGGTGCCTCTCGGCGGGCCCCGGGAAGGCTGCACTCGGGAGCGGCGGTGCCCGGCTCGGAGCTTAGGATGAGCGGGGGCCAGCGAGGCGGAGAGCCTTGGCCACCCCCCGCGCACCCACCTCCCCACGCCCGCTCCGGGAGAGGTAAGCAAGCGCCGAGGGCCAAGAGGAGCAGTGCCCCGGAGCCGGTGGAGGCACCGGAGCCCGACGTCTCCGTCGCCGGGAACCTTTCGCGCCCCAAGTCAAAAGAGAAAGTTCTTTGCGAGAAACTTTCCGAAGCGCTGTGGAGCAGCCTCGGCTGGCAGAAGTTCGGCCAGAGTTCCTTCGCAGCCGGAGGCTGGGAGCGCGGGTCGGGGGGCGGGCGCAGGGGTCGCGGATCTGGTCACTAGAGGGGCGCCGAGGGAATGAAAGCAAGCCACCCTCGCCGCGCTCACTCACTCGGCTCCAGCGCTCACCTCCGGTCTCCACTCGGGGCGGCCAGGGTCCAGAGGGCGGGCAGGGTCGGGGCGGGGTCGGGCTGTCTGTCTGCGGGGCGGGCGGGCGAGCCCCGAGGACTCACGGCCGGCGCGCGGGCTGGCGGGTCGGCTCGGGTTCGGGCGGCGGCGCCGGGAGAGCGCTGTGCACTGCGCGCCTCGCTGCGTGCGACTGTGTCTCGGAGAGCGTTGCATCACCCCTTTTATAGCCCTCCAGCTGGCGGTGTGCCCGTTTACTCCGGGTTACCAGTCCCAGGCTGACGTAATGCTATTAATAGCTTCCCCCGAGAACCAGCCGAACTaggctgggcagggagagggatggaggaggggccaaagcggggagggaaggggggcacTGGTGATGCAAGCTCGGGGAGGAGCCCGCAGGGCCGCGCTCTCCCGGCCTCGCGCGCTCGGACACACACCCGCCCGCCCTCTCTCTCCATATCAGGACCGGAGCCGTCCGGGCTGGCCGCCAGATGTGCGTACTCGCCGCTGCGTGTTCCAGGCATGAGCCAATGGTGCCC contains the following coding sequences:
- the ATF3 gene encoding cyclic AMP-dependent transcription factor ATF-3 isoform X1, producing MQRSPRHSRTQRGAQCTALSRRRRPNPSRPASPRAGRESSGLARPPRRQTARPRPDPARPLDPGRPEWRPEVSAGADKMMLQHPGQVSASEVSASAIVPCLSPPGSLVFEDFANLTPFVKEELRFAIQNKHLCHRMSSALESVTVSGRPLEMAVTKTEVAPEEDERKKRRRERNKIAAAKCRNKKKEKTECLQKESEKLESVNAELKAQIEELKNEKQHLIYMLNLHRPTCIVRAQNGRTPEDERNLFIQQIKEGTLQS